A stretch of DNA from Thermanaerosceptrum fracticalcis:
CAAAGAGTTATTTGCCAGGGCTATTCATGAGGCCAGCCCCCGGGCTGAGAAACCCTTTGTCGTCGTAAACTGTGCGGCCATTCCGGCTACCTTATTTGAAAGCGAGGTCTTTGGCTATGAAGCAGGAGCCTTTACTGGGGCCAACAAACGGGGCAAAACGGGGGTTTTTGAAACCGCTAATGGCGGAACCCTGTTTCTTGACGAAGTGGCGGAACTGCCCCTGGATCTTCAGGTCAAGCTTTTACGAGTTCTCCAGAACCAGGTGTTCTACCGGGTAGGGGGCTCCACTCCTGTCAAAATTGATGTGCGCTTCATTACCGCCACTCACCGTAACCTGGAGGAAATGCTTCAGAAGGGGCAGTTCCGGGAAGACCTCTATTACCGCCTCAATGTAGTAACCCTGGAAGTACCCCCTTTAAGGGATAGGAGGGAAGATATTCCCGAACTGGTTTACCAGTTTATTCAGGAATACTCCCAGATTTATGATAAACACATAACCAAAATCGAACCGGAAGTAATGTCCTTACTGCTGACTTTTACCTGGCCGGGCAATGTACGGGAATTAAAAAATGTCATTGAACGCATGGTCATTTTGACAGAAGGCAATGTCATCACAGAAGAATTTATACCTCCCGTCTTGCGGAAGCAGTCAGGGGGAAGGGTACTATCCTCTTCAGTGGGTTTAGTTTCCGTGACTGAACAAACGGAACGGGAATTGATTGAGCGTACCCTCAAACAAACTAACGGTAACCGTTCCCAGACTGCACGCATGCTGGGGATCCCCCGCAGCACTCTTTATTATAAGATGCACCAATTGGGTTTACTCCCAAAGGAGTAAATTTAAGAGGACTAGTGTCAGGTGTACTGGCAGGTGTTTAAAAAATTGGCATATTTATACACAATACAGAACTTCTTTAGACAGATTTTTTATCAATTATTTCATAGATTGTTATATTTATTGGAAAGTTTTTGGGACCTTTGTTTGGTCCTTTTTTCATTGGCACAAATTTTGCTATAGTAATATATTGACATAATTAATATATAAATACAGAATATACCTATAGCAAAAGGGAGGTGGGTTAACTCTTACTATCTTTGTTTAATTCATTAAAGTTTCATTATTAAAAAGAGGAGGTATGATTGATGGCTTTATCGCACAATCCCAGTCTTTTGTGGTATGTAATAGGTTACGGTCTTGTCATGGTGATCATTGGCATTATTTACTCCAAAAAGATTCACACCAGTGAGGATTTTATTCTGGCAGGAAGATCATTAGGACCCCTCGTCTTAATGGGGACCTTAATTGCCACATGGTGTGGAAGCGGAACAGTAACAGGGGGGCCCAATTCACTGGCCTATTCCTTTGGCTTATGGCCTGGACTTTTATACACTCTCCCAAGTATTGTCGGAATATTTATCTTATATATCATCGGTCCTAAAATAAGAGAATATGGAAAATATACTGTTTCTGAAATATTAGAAGATAAATTTGGTACTACGGCCAGGAGTTTGGCAGGGATCATCATTATCCTGGCTTATGTGGGAATAGTTTCTTACCAGTTTAAAGGTCTTGGCTTTATTTTAAATGTAACTACTGGCATCTCCGTGGATGTGGGAACTATTTTAGGGGCACTTTTAATTATCTTTTTAGCCTTTGCCGGGGGATTAGTGACAGTAGCTGTGACCGATGCTATCAGCGCTTTTCTCATGTTATTTGGTCTCATGATTGCCGTTCCCGCTGTTATAAATGCTGCAGGTGGTTGGGATAAGATTGTTGCTAATGTGCCCCCGCAAAACCTCACGTTTTTTGGCTCCCTTACGCCCCTTCAATTAATTGGTTATTATTTACCCCTTTTATTTCTGTTGTTAGGAGACCAGAACATGTACCAGAGATTAGCGGCATCAAAAGGAACTAAAGAAGCCAAGATTGGTATGAAGGGATGGTTTGTTGGTCTCTTAATCCTGAGTCCTGCCGTTGCCCTAATTGCCTTCGCCGCCAGGGCAATCTTCCCCAAAATTAATCCCGGGATGGCCTTAATTTCAACAACTCTGGTTATACCAACATTTGTTGGAGGAATGTTACTTGCGGCAGCAGCGGCTTTTATCGTAACTACCGGAAATTCCTACTTATTGTCTGCAGCTACCAATGTTACCTATGACATTTATGGAAGGTATATCAACCCTAATGCTACTGATAAAGAGAAGTTATTTTTTACGAAAGCGCTAGTACCTGTATTAGGTATTATTGCTTATGTCATGATACGTTTCTTCCCCACTATTTTAGCTGTACAAATGTATTCTTATACAGTTTATGCCGCCGGTATAACACCCGCTGTCTTAGCTGTATTTTTATGGAAACGTGTAACCAAGCCGGCGGGGATATCTTCCATGCTGGCCGGTGTAATCACTACACTGTTGTGGGAAATTCCTTTGGGGAAACCTTTTGCTTTGAATAGTTCAGTGATTTCCGTACCAGTAGCAATCTTAGTACTGATCATCGTCACTTTAATCACCACTCCCCAAACAGACAGTCAAAAAAATATTACAATTAGCTAGTTTTTAAATAAGCCTTAAATATTAAACAAAAAAGGAGTGGGTTAATGGATACCTCTAAACGTTTAGCAAAATTAAGAGAGTATATGGAGGAAAATGGGATAAGCTTAAGCATTATCATGCATCCTGAAAACCAGTATTATATCAGCGGTTTTAAAGCTATCATTTATTCAAGGCCCATTGCCTTAATGGTAGAACCTGCTGTAACGGCCTTAATCGTACCCGGTTTAGAGGAAAAGCATGCCGAAGCAGAAGCAGCCGTTGACCGGTTATATATTTACTATGAACATCCGGAAAAAACGGAAGATCCCAAATCATACATGGAGCACTTGGATAAAATTATTTCTGCTTTTCCTAAAGGTACAAGAATAGGTGTAGAAGCCAGTGTAATGTCCATGGGTTTGGCCAATCATATAAAAAATGCGGGCTATGAATTACTTGACATAGGCAGAAAAATAAGTGAGATGAGATTCATCAAAGATGAGCAGGAGATAGAGTTATTGATTGAAGCCGGGAAATTAGTCAGTTTGGCCCTGAGTGAATCTCTCGAAAAGGCCAGGGCAGGGATTAGTGAAATAGAATTAGACCAATACGGAAATAAAGCCTTATTTGAAGAGACCGCTAAGAAATATCCTAACGCCAGCTTAGATTATTTCGTAATGTCTCCCTCAGGTCTGATTCGAAGTGTAATGCCCCATGTTTTTTCGAATACCAGAAAATTAACGGAAAATGATATCGTTATACACAGCAGGCAAGTTGGCTTAAACGGGTACAGGGCTGAATGTGAGAGAACCTTTTTTGTAGGTGAACCAACGGCAAAGC
This window harbors:
- a CDS encoding sodium:solute symporter family protein, with the translated sequence MALSHNPSLLWYVIGYGLVMVIIGIIYSKKIHTSEDFILAGRSLGPLVLMGTLIATWCGSGTVTGGPNSLAYSFGLWPGLLYTLPSIVGIFILYIIGPKIREYGKYTVSEILEDKFGTTARSLAGIIIILAYVGIVSYQFKGLGFILNVTTGISVDVGTILGALLIIFLAFAGGLVTVAVTDAISAFLMLFGLMIAVPAVINAAGGWDKIVANVPPQNLTFFGSLTPLQLIGYYLPLLFLLLGDQNMYQRLAASKGTKEAKIGMKGWFVGLLILSPAVALIAFAARAIFPKINPGMALISTTLVIPTFVGGMLLAAAAAFIVTTGNSYLLSAATNVTYDIYGRYINPNATDKEKLFFTKALVPVLGIIAYVMIRFFPTILAVQMYSYTVYAAGITPAVLAVFLWKRVTKPAGISSMLAGVITTLLWEIPLGKPFALNSSVISVPVAILVLIIVTLITTPQTDSQKNITIS
- a CDS encoding M24 family metallopeptidase produces the protein MDTSKRLAKLREYMEENGISLSIIMHPENQYYISGFKAIIYSRPIALMVEPAVTALIVPGLEEKHAEAEAAVDRLYIYYEHPEKTEDPKSYMEHLDKIISAFPKGTRIGVEASVMSMGLANHIKNAGYELLDIGRKISEMRFIKDEQEIELLIEAGKLVSLALSESLEKARAGISEIELDQYGNKALFEETAKKYPNASLDYFVMSPSGLIRSVMPHVFSNTRKLTENDIVIHSRQVGLNGYRAECERTFFVGEPTAKQKEVFNVAVAAQKAAMEIIKPGIMAKEVDMAARQIIQKAGYGEYSIHRTGHGIGLGVHEEPSLRFDSDLILQEGMAFSIEPGIYIPGIGGFRHSDTIIITKDGARVITDYPWELKDLIF